AAACAAGTATACAATACAATCAAACATTCAACAAGTGTTGTGCATGATGTCAGTGTCATTGTGTTGTGAGATCATGTGTCAGGGTTAACTCCTAAGAGTTTGAAAAAACAACATAGTGGTCGTTAGTTGGAATACATGTGACAAAGgttcacatgcaagtatcaaataaTAGGGTTCATCACATAAGGAGATGTAATTTCAGGTTTGCGGTTGTCAGATCCAATCAAAAGGAATCATAACAACATGAGTCATGGTCTATGAATCTTGGATAGCCAAGCTCATGTTCAAGTTTGAATGACAATTCAAACTTGTTAACCTTTCATGAGCTTGAATACACTAAAGACATAACTTGATCTCGCTTCCAATTCATTTTGGATTTGAATTAGGGTTCATATTATTTGAATTCAAATTGAATTGAGTTCACAATTTGATTTGGTTCCACTAAGTTAAATTGAACTCAAATACAATTATGCTTCCCTAAAGTCAAATACAATTAATGCTTCCCTAAAGTCAAATACAAGTAATGCTTCCCTAAAGTCAAATACAAATCAAATATAATTACTAAGGTCTATTTATTTGATTTTAGTTTAAACTAAAGTAAAATATAAATCCCAAAATGATTTACTCCGTCTAATAGTTTTGAACTTTCCTTAAACTTGAAGTAAATTTAACTTAGGCTTAATTCCGTAAAATCAATTATTAACTCTTAGATAATTACTAGGTTTAattcaacttactaaaccatattgtaATGGTTTTATTCAAATTAAACATAGGGTTTCAAGGTTATTTCCAAACTAAGTTTGAATCAATCAAATATTATTTGAATTTCTTAAAGTCAAGAAATAATCCAATTTTTTTACTAAAGTTCATTTGAGGTTTATGAACTTAGTTGCAGAATAATTATCCTAATAAACATTTTTAATTCAAAGTTAATCAACTTTGGTATTAATATTTTTTTAATTATAGCTAATGTTAAACTATATTCAAATTCTAATTTTAAATTATTTTAAAAATTAGACTACAGTAGCTACGATAAAACTACAACTCACTAGGTTCATTCTACAAAAGAATCAATTTAATTGGATTTTTTATTTGCAAGTTATgtcatatttgaatttgaattcaatctatttgaatttgaatttgaaattatTCAAATTCCAAATTTTATTGGCCTAGGTGAAATTGCATTTCATCTTAGATTTACACATAAAAAGTTTCACCAAATTtagtgaaactttttgcaaaattttATTGGCCTAGGTGAAAGTGCATTacataaaaattgatttttttacaatatgcaagaataaacatataatagtGTAATTGCTTGAACTATGATATAATTTGCACGAATATTAGATAGTACTTGGTTGTGTATGTCCGAAATTAATTGTCTTACTCATGCCAATGGTATTACCCCAAATAATTAACAAAATAAGAATGCATGATTTGGCAatgaaaactaaaaataaaataaaaactaaagATAAATAAAAACTAAATTAAATAACTGAAGTTTTCTAgggtagaaagaattaaatgcattgATATTACCCTAAACGAAAATAACTCTCTACACATGGTGGCAGCTGCGCACGACCCCATTTTTCATCTCTAATTATTTTGGATCATGGAAAGTAACTCTCTAATGAaaataaaattattttcgtgacgtAGGACCACTCAGGCAAGAAAAAATAATTCTCCACACATACCCTAAATGAGGAAagaaatattaaaataaaataacGACAACAACTTGCAAAGAAAATTGCATTGTTTTACAATATGCAAAAGGAAGCATATAATACTGCATTTTTTGGACTCTGGTATAATTTGCACACATATTAGATAGTACTTGCATGTACATGTGTATGCCATTGATTAATTGTCTTACTCATGCCAATAGTATTAACCTAAATGAATGAGCAAAAAAAATTGGTAATAAACTAAAGCCAAAATAAAAGCTAAAAAACAACTAAAGTTTTCAAAGGAAAATGAATTAAAGACATTGATATTCCCCGAAATGAAGAAAgataatagaaaaatagaaaatgacaACAACTTGCATAGAAAACTGCACCTTTTAACAGTgtatacaagaagaagtatataatAGTGCATTTTTTCGGACTCCAGTATAATTTGAACACATTTTACATAATACTTGTGTGTGTACGTCAGAGTTTAACTATCTAATACTTGTGTTTGTATGTCAGAGATTAACTATCTTATTCATGACGATGTTATCGCCTCATAACGTGCATACACAAACATGGCGAAAATGAATTGACTCTCACATACAAATGAATAGTGACACAAAGAAAGGAGAAAGGGTGTCACACATAGGAAAACGCAAGAAGCCCTTGGACAATCTTGCGCGCGCACACACAAAGAGGGAAAAAAGGTGGCATGCTGAAAAAAAACACTCAAAGCACTTGGATGATCAAAACAAATCAAATCGAGGCGAACATAGAACCCTAAAATGTCAATCACGATTGCTAGAAAATGATGAAGAATTTGCCCCCAAAAGATAGAAAAGTAGTGACCCAAGCAACAACAAGCATCAACAGAAAAACAAATAGACTACTACCGGACTGACGCATAACCCACTAGCCTAAGACTAACGGGCTGAAGCCTTTTTGCCGAACAAAATCGACTGAAAACAAAAGTTACGTCAGTCAACTACGGCCCAAACAGATCCCAAGTACGAATCACGAACTATGTGAATGATGGTTGCAGATTCCAGTGAGAGCTAGTATTTTTTTTCATACCCCTGTTATATAGCAAGAAACCGTTTCTTTTTTTACTGTTGGAAATCAAGCCTAAATACTTTTTTTCGGGAATAATTACTTTTTTTGAACATAGTACAGACGCAAccgctcatatacacacgcatacactcacctctataaACCCACATATGTAcacccagtggcggagctagctcTCGGCGACCTGGGGCAGCTGCCCGAGCTGGTCCAGCCATTCTTCACTAAACAATACAAAGAAACCATGATTAGCATTACTAATTATTTGGGCAAATGTTGGGCAACATCGATATGTAAAGACTTTGCCCCGGCTCCTTCAGCtggctagctccgccactgcgtaCACCCAactcctatgagcacctccgaaagaccgaTCCGGCATATTATTTTGAAATTTACAATGTCACCGTAGGCACAAGCCTAATTGCTTGCAACCATGCGAGGACATGGCGATACAGACATGCCTATATGATATATGTAAATACAATGAGATATATATACGCTTGATTACTACTTcctctgtctcaaaatataagaacgtttttaacactatactagtataaaaaacgttcttatattatgagacggagggagtagacaaTTAAGGCAATACTACTTTACATGCTCTCCCGTCTAAAAACCTCACAAGAAGCCTGCATAACTCCAGTACAATACTTTTGTACAGAGTGACTACAATGCTAGCCGAAGCCTGAGCTAATACTACTTACTCAACACAACCGGATACTACTACAAATGCTACATTACGTAATAACTTCATGCTGGATCATACGGAGCTTGACGGCTCCTGTCTCGAGCAATCATGAGCTAGGACGCAAATTATTCATTCTTCAGGACGGCAGCCAAGCCACGCAAGGCACATGCCCCCGCCCGAAGTACGTATTATTCTTGACGCCTTTGCCCAATCAttggcaacagcaacagcaaccacCACGAGCTGGCTAGCTATCCTTCGCCTCCGGCCGGGCGATCGATCACGCATCCTCGGCGTCCGTGCACCGGGGCCCCGCGGCCACCTTGCGCCCCTGCGGCGCGGCGGGGGACGCCGGCGGCGAGTCGAGGCAGCGCCGGAGCAGGCGCGACACGGCCGCCACGagctcctcggacgccttcttcccGGGCGCGCGCGGCGCCTCCCGCGCGAACGCGCCGTGCCGGTCGAGCGCCTCGGCCGTGGTGATGGCGCGCTGGCCCCGGGCGCCCGCGCGGCGGATCTCGTCGCCCACGGCCTCCGCGCAGAGCCCGCAGACCCAGCGGCCCATGTACTCGGCCCGCACCGCCGCGATGTACTCCGGCGTGCACTCCTCCGTGAAGCCGCAGCACTCGCACCTCGCCCCCTCCACCTCCATGCTCGCTCGCTCGGTCGAACCAACCAATTACCGCTCCTTCTCCCAGACGACGTAGGACGACGGGACGGACGGCGCCTCGGCCGCGCTCCGGCCGCCGCTCCTGGCCTGCTCGCTCCGGCTCGCTTCTGCTACGGCGATGATGACGGCGTCGGCGCCTGGTGTCATCGCAGTCGGGCGACGTCTCCCTCGCGCTTCCCTCTGCTCCGCCTCGGCTCGCCTCCCCTCCCGCCCTGGACTTCTCCGCGCCGGGGCATGCGGTGGCAGCCAGGTGGTATTTATGCACGGCCAGCGGCGTGGAGCATGTGGCCACGTCTTGCCCCGCTGGCCCCGCGCGTCGGTGGGAGGTGGTGGCTCCTGTACGGGCCGTAGCCCGTAGCGTGGGGCTGCTAGGGAGAGGTCCACGTCGGGGGGCTGAGCTGGACGGGCGCCCGGCCTTTTGAATGCGTGGTCTGCGAGTACTGACAGCTGGCGACGGTGGGCCGCGCGGGCTGCTCGCCGTGCCCAGGGGTCGGGTGGATTTGGTGGCGGGTTCGGATGGGCCGTCGCTGTTGCTGGGCCCCGCTGCTGTTTTCATGCGCCTGACGCGTCGCTCTCTCCGGTTTATCGCGACAGGAGTGTTTTTGTCGCCGCTGCCTCCTCGGTTTTGTCTTGGGCTGGGTTGGTGCCTCCAATCATAAGCCTACTTTTCTTTACTTCTTTTTCCTTCAAAAACAATGTAGAAGCAGTTTTCATTGTAAAAAAAAAATCATGTAACAAGACTTTACCAGCTTGCTAACACACAATGGAAGGGCTCCAGCGTCTCGCATCCTTGCTCTGCAGATTTTACTGCACGCTCGTAAGCTATGTTCTTTGTTTTCCGATTGGAAAAAACTTGTTTTCAAGGAAAAAGAAAACCAGTCGACATCTCAAGGGAGAAAAAACACGGTGGAGACAAAAACGAATTTAGCAGCACAAAAATACAAAACCCGCTCAACCACTAGCTAGATCAGCACCACATGGAAAGATGCTCGGATCATGCATGCGATTTGGATCGTTCATGGCCATAGCAGCATGGCTACTATTATTACCTAACATGGGATATAGCGCATCTGTACGTCAAAGAAATATGCGTTTTAATGAGAGAAATAAGACAATACGCAAGGGCATATACAGTGATGTCCTTGCAGCCGAGCGCTAGTGGTCCAcgaatcttatactccctccgttcctaaatatgaatctttgtagagatttcactatgggctacatacggagcaaaataaatgaTTCTACATTCTAAAATGCATCTATGTACATTCGTATGTGATTCATAgtgaaatatctacaaagacttatatttaggaacggagggagtactttctagTAATGCTAGGTAATTCATGCCACGGTTCTTTTTTCttcaaaatttcaaaaattaaTGTCAGATACCCCTTCGATCCATATTAATCGTCGTTGCTTCAGTACAACTTTGGAGTAGTAAAGATTGCGAGCTCGCGGGATGCACGCGAATGTACAAGAACACAAAATCCTCACCATCCTCTGAGCGTGCGGTGCATTTTGGAAGGTGCCGCGGCAAGTAGACAGGCGGGGGTTCACATGGTCGACCTCGACGTTTGGGTCTCATGTACGTACGTCTCG
This portion of the Triticum dicoccoides isolate Atlit2015 ecotype Zavitan chromosome 7A, WEW_v2.0, whole genome shotgun sequence genome encodes:
- the LOC119331917 gene encoding uncharacterized protein LOC119331917, whose product is MEVEGARCECCGFTEECTPEYIAAVRAEYMGRWVCGLCAEAVGDEIRRAGARGQRAITTAEALDRHGAFAREAPRAPGKKASEELVAAVSRLLRRCLDSPPASPAAPQGRKVAAGPRCTDAEDA